One Fusarium falciforme chromosome 12, complete sequence DNA window includes the following coding sequences:
- a CDS encoding Catalase-peroxidase, translated as MHGISSAWLLLASGVLPLVAGDGCPFAKRATDSGSDLFPPREIAEDFGRCRVAGNAAGAGTRSRDFWPCQLRLDVLRQFSPQINPLGEEFDYVEAFKTLDYEALKKDLHKLVTDSQDWWPADFGHYGGLFIRMAWHSAGTYRAIDGRGGGGMGQQRFAPLNSWPDNQNLDKARRLLWPIKQKYGNKISWADLILLAGNVALESMDFEPIGFGAGRADTWQSDESVYWGAETTFVPKGNDVRYNGSKDVVDRADKLEKPLGAVSLGLIYVNPEGPDANSNPADSALDIRVNFDRMGMNDEETVALIVGGHTFGKTHGAVPASNIGPEPEAADLGEMGLGWHNKVGEGNGPNQMTSGLEVIWTKTPTKWSNGFLTSLLTNNWTLVESPAGAHQWEAVNGTVDYPDPFDKTKFRRATMLTSDLALIHDPEYLKICKRWQKNPEELRKAFGRAWFKLLHRDLGPVSRYQGPEVPKEKFTWQDPLPERKGDIIGDDDIATLKAELLAAKGLGVSKLVSTAWNAASTFRNSDKRGGANGARIALKPQRSWASNNPEQLEQVLSALKAIQKKFNSGYKTKQVSLADLIVLGGVAAVEKAAHDAGFTDIKVPFTPGRVDATQDQTDVRSFGFLEPLADGFRNYGHGTARARTEELLVDKAALLTLTPPELTVLVGGLRALNANFDGSSKGILTTKKGQLTNDFFVNLLDAATTWTKQDSQGELWTGTDRKTKAKKWTATRADLVFGSHAELRAISEVYGSADAKEKFVKDFIAAWDKVMNLDRFDVKAKN; from the exons ATGCACGGCATCTCTTCAGCTTGGCTGTTGCTAGCCTCGGGCGTCTTGCCTCTGGTGGCTGGCGACGGCTGCCCTTTTGCCAAGAGGGCCACCGACTCTGGTTCTGACTTGTTCCCTCCAAGGGAGATTGCCGAAGACTTTGGACGATGCCGTGTCGCTGGTAATGCTGCCGGTGCTGGTACTCGAAGCCGTGACTTTTGGCCCTGTCAGTTGAGGCTCGATGTGTTGCGTCAGTTCTCGCCTCAGATTAATCCATTGGGCGAGGAGTTTGACTATGTGGAGGCGTTCAAGACGCTTGACT ATGAGGCTCTGAAGAAGGATCTGCACAAGCTCGTCACAGATTCACAGGATTGGTGGCCCGCTGACTTTGGCCACTATGGAGGTCTGTTTATCCGTATGGCCTGGCACAGCGCTGGTACCTACCGCGCCATTGAcggccgtggtggtggtggcatg GGTCAACAGCGTTTTGCTCCCCTCAACAGCTGGCCCGATAACCAGAACCTTGACAAGGCTCGCCGCCTTCTCT GGCCCATCAAGCAAAAGTATGGCAACAAGATCTCTTGGGCcgatctcatcctcctcgccggcaACGTCGCCCTCGAGTCCATGGACTTTGAGCCCATTGGCTTTGGCGCTGGCCGTGCCGACACCTGGCAATCTGACGAATCCGTCTACTGGGGTGCCGAGACCACCTTTGTCCCCAAGGGCAACGACGTCCGCTATAACGGCAGCAAGGATGTTGTCGATCGCGCcgacaagctcgagaagccTCTAGGGGCTGTTTCTCTGGGCCTTATCTACGTGAATCCAGAGGGACCTGATGCTAACTCTAATCCTGCTGATTCGGCTTTGGATATTCGTGTCAACTTTGACCGTATGGGTATGAATGATGAGGAGACTGTTGCTCTCATTGTTGGTGGTCACACCTTTGGCAAGACGCATGGCGCTGTTCCTGCTT CCAACATTGGCCCCGAGCCCGAGGCTGCTGACCTTGGAGAGATGGGTCTGGGATGGCACAACAAGGTTGGTGAGGGTAACGGGCCCAACCAGATGACTAGCGGACTTGAGGTTATCTGGACCAAGACCCCTACCAA GTGGAGTAACGGCTTCCTCACCAGTCTTCTCACCAACAACTGGACCCTCGTCGAGAGCCCTGCCGGCGCCCATCAATGGGAAGCTGTCAACGGCACAGTCGACTACCCCGATCCCTTCGACAAGACCAAGTTCCGCCGCGCCACCATGCTGACTAGCGATCTCGCTCTCATCCACGACCCCGAGTACCTCAAGATCTGCAAGCGCTGGCAGAAGAACCCCGAGGAGCTCCGCAAGGCCTTTGGCCGCGCCTGGTTCAAGCTCCTCCACCGTGATCTTGGCCCCGTTTCTCGTTACCAGGGCCCTGAGGTTCCCAAGGAGAAGTTCACTTGGCAGGATCCTCTTCCTGAGCGCAAGGGTGATATcattggcgatgatgatatTGCCACTCTCAAGGCTGAGCTGCTTGCTGCCAAGGGTCTTGGTGTTTCCAAGCTTGTTTCCACCGCTTGGAATGCCGCTTCTACTTTCCGTAACTCCGATAAGCGTGGTGGTGCCAACGGTGCCCGCATTGCCCTTAAGCCTCAGCGCAGCTGGGCCAGCAACAATCCCGAACAGCTTGAGCAGGTTCTTAGCGCTCTCAAGGCTATCCAGAAGAAGTTCAACTCTGGATACAAGACCAAGCAGGTTTCTCTGGCTGACTTGATTGTCcttggtggtgttgctgctgttgagaaGGCTGCTCACGATGCTGGCTTCACAGATATCAAGGTCCCTTTCACCCCTGGTCGCGTCGACGCCACTCAGGACCAGACTGATGTCCGATCTTTCGGTTTTCTCGAGCCTCTTGCTGACGGATTCCGCAACTACGGCCATGGAACCGCCCGCGCCCGCACTGAGGAGCTCCTCGTTGACAAGGCCGCCCTCCTCACCCTGACTCCTCCCGAGCTGACCGTCCTCGTCGGTGGTCTCCGCGCCCTCAACGCCAACTTTGACGGCTCCTCGAAGGGTATTCTCACCACCAAGAAGGGTCAGCTCACCAACGACTTCTttgtcaacctcctcgacgccgCCACTACTTGGACCAAGCAGGATTCCCAGGGTGAGCTCTGGACCGGCACCGACcgcaagaccaaggccaagaagtggACTGCCACTCGTGCTGATCTCGTCTTTGGGTCGCACGCTGAGCTTCGCGCCATTTCCGAGGTTTATGGCAGCGCAGATGCCAAGGAGAAGTTTGTCAAGGACTTTATTGCCGCTTGGGACAAGGTCATGAACCTGGACCGCTTTgatgtcaaggccaagaactAG